The Hemiscyllium ocellatum isolate sHemOce1 chromosome 1, sHemOce1.pat.X.cur, whole genome shotgun sequence DNA window TTTCGGTGTTCACTGTACAGCAACTTCTCCAGGGGGCAATCAAATGAATCCCATTGCAGCTTCAATTCTTAGTTACGTCGTCTGGAACCTGAAATACAATTCAATAAAGTATTACTTTTCTCACAGCTGCAGATATTTACTTGGACAGCGAGAACAATGTTTTCACCAAACATAATTATGGGGCATTATCATTTGGGCTGACAAACAACAttgcaaacttaaaaatcacaaaacaccaggttatcgtccaacaggtttaattggaagcacagtagctttcggagcgaaaactagtgtgcttccaattaaagctgttggactataacctggtgttgtgtgatttttaactgtgtacactccagtccaacaccggtatctccaaatcaacaTTGCAAACAGTTGTGATTTTGTTTACAATGCAGAGCAGAATATTATGCTTCTGACTGTGAGGGAAGGAAGCATGAAAAGGAGTTGAAGTCCCTGTTTTGATCACTGGGTTATATTGAATTGGCTGACCTCAACTGGCTGCTAAAGGTATGACAACTATGGGAGCTGGAACATGGTATCGCTGAGCATTCCTGCACCTGATTACTAACCAGAGACACCCCATCTCCTCCTGGATTTACCACACATGGGTGATGGTGAGAATAGTGTAGGATTCAGTCCTTATGCGACTGTAGTTGAATAGCTTGTTAGCATTCACTGTCACAGCTCACGTGTAAATATCAGATTTAGGGACAGAGTAACAGAATGCACCAGGAGCCTGCGCAATTGGGCAGCAGACTGGTGTTAAAGCCTCAGCGAAGGAGCTGGAGAAAAGCACTACATTCAAGTATGTTTATTCATAGATAACATATGTATGTTTATAAGCACCAACCTTTTCTGGATTTAATGATAATCTTCACCCACTTGGCATCAGGGTCCACACAAACTTTCTGCTCATTTTTCTTGGTGATGCTGTGAACAGAAGATAAACCATCAAAATCTAATTCACATAATTTGGATGTCTCTCATGCAAGGTTAAAATCAGTGACACAAACACAATTTATAAAATCTGTTACGTAAAGAAACTGCGGATGATCCAACATGTTCATAAAAATGTTACAGCCATCTAGATTGAAGTAGGAAAATAAGGAACATTAAAGCTGATATTCTGACCCATTTACTTACATTATCTCCTGTGTCTCACAATGTGGTCCTTTGGGAATGTATTGTAAATTCTTGATGGTCTTCAGATTGATAAAACTAGAGCTGGTCGTGGGACATTGACACCGTCCTTGAGTACCTGGGATTGGAATACCTGCGAATTAAGTAAATTGAATTTCAATTTTATGTTTGATTGCCATTGACAGAATCTTGATATTTTACCTAAGCATTGAATTCAGTATTAAAACAAGCATTATATTATCAATAACATGTACCATCAGTGACAATAAATCCTTTAATGAATAACCAACTAGCACACAGACATGTGTGGCTGCTCAGTAAATCAGCAGAAAGACTCCTTTCCATATGATATTATAAGAAAAGCTAAAACACAAGATAGAAATGCTGACATACCTTGTGTAGCAATAGCACACAGGAGCAGGATGGCAGTCAGTACAGCTGCTGCTCTGTTCATTTTTGACTTTGTTGCTGAAGATCTTCTGTCTACTTCAgtgtcactcactctctctgttgaATGAAGTTCTGCTGAAGACAGGTCCAATCAGCTCCTATTTATGGAGCTCTTTTACTTTCATTTTGAGTAACCTCAAATGGTGAAAGCTTTCAAAATTCTGTAAAAGGGAATTTCCCTGCTCCTGAATCAACGTTTGCAGCTTTCTTGAGATTCAGGAGGTTACGTAATTCACAGCAGCAACAGGCAGGCCAGGTAAACTGAATGAATTAGATCTGGATTTTAAAACGTTAACTGCAACTTTTAGAAATTGTCACCTTTGCCAAAATACAAAAAAGGCATGGGCAGTGACAATGTCAAACTTGCCTTCATTTTAGAAGCAATATTGGTGCCAGATCTACTGCTGAGTGATGAACGCATTTGTCAATTTTCCAAACACATTCAAATTGAATTATTTTCCCAATCATACAAGGTGTTTTTGTAATTATGATACAATCAAGTCCTTTTGGAGGGTCATAATACCTTTCTTTCAGTTAGCTTTCAATGACAATAAACAACTGTAAAACTCAAACAGCACCAGTTTTATGCTTTGTATTAATTTCCCAAAACAGATTAACACGAGATGATCTGCAGAGTAATCTAGTTCTTGATTTTACACCTCAATCACTGGGGACCCCTTCATCAACATAACAGTAAACATACACATATCAGTGGAACTGCATTTTAAAATGTACAGGGAATATTTCTGTTTTTCACTGGCTTTACTTTATGATGTGACTTTAAGATGGAATTCTGGATTTGTTTAGAGATTGCAGTTTTAAATCAATTTTAGATTGAGGATGTTGTCATGTTAACTCTAGAAAGAAATACcttcaaaatatttgttcaagcACAGAGGTACAAATCATTCACGACTTTATTTTGGTTGTTTGTTGTTCTAACCGCATTATTAACATATTTCCAAAGTATCAAAAAGTTTGCAGCAATCCCTTATCAAAATAATATGGATTATAATTAAGAATTCATCCCCTAAATGAATAGTTTCAAATTGACTGTGGACAGTTTTAGTTCCGGTTTTTGCAAGTGACCGAGAGTTCAGCGTCAAGTTCTCCACTCGGACTGATCTCTGGGATTATATGAGGAAGCTAGCACCCGCCTGAGCTGTAAATCGTGAATTACAAGAAATGGATTATCCTATATTTGATAATACAAGCTACATAATTTGCTCATTTACAAAGCTCAAGTATCAATTGCAAATGCGGCGCATGTTAAAATAATAATTTTCACCCTACAAAGCATTTTCAAAGTCTGCAACACTACTTAAGGCGAAGTGAAACATTTAGTATTTTTATGTAACAATGTCAAAGTGATTAGGAATGGACTCACAGATGTGAAAGGAACAGGGCAAAACACACACGGGCTCAGCCGCTGTTTGAATGAAATCTGATGAGGTTATATCGCATTCAGCAGTAGCTACCCCTGGCGGATAAGGGTGTCATTGCACGGGATAGGGTGAAtgttagaggggcagaatggagTAGGAGTGAGCATCAGGAACTTGATAGAACGTGTAAGATTATGTGACAGCACAATGCTAAATGCAAAACCCCAAGAGCTTTGAACATTTGGGAACGATCAGCACTGAGGTCGGAGGGTGCTGGAATATGTTTCTTGTGGTGAATACTGTGATCATACTCCATATGCAGCACATGTCGCCTGTTTGTTTCAAAACAGTCGTGCATTGTAATAAACAGCATTTCCCTTTGTCTGATTGAGACAAAGAAGGCACTGACAGGGTCAACCCAGCAAAACTCGCCACAGTCTGGAGGTTGACAGCCGTTAGTCATATTGCAGAGTCAGATTTCATTCAAACAGCAGCTCGTGTTGGTGAACTCGTGTGAATTCCAGGAAATCCGATTGCTTTATATTCCCATGTAACTGGGTCAATCATTGGCTTTGCTCCCGTACAGTAGTGGGTGGACGAGGTGAAAGGGCCCTTGCGGGCAGTCAGAAGAGATCACAGCCTTGTGGGTGGTCTAACAGGGACACAAAGAACTTTACTACTCAGTTCCGAACAAATTTTGATGGACCGTtaaaaaaatgctggaggtcatgggacaggcagcatccatggagaaaagcAAGTTAACGTGTCCAGTCTAGAAGACGCTTTATCGAGATTCAAAATGCCAGCTTGCATTTTGGatgtccatggatgctgcctgacccactgtcatctccagcatttttgtttacagtactgattccagcatctgcagtaacttgctgtAACTTATTATTATTCAGTACGGAACAAATTCTGATGGTTGTCTTGACTGTGTATTTGGTTGTGAGATTAAGAAAGTTGTTAGCTTTGATTACCATTCCAGCCACAGGACACCAGGCTTCCTTGCTGCAGCATGAAAGATGGATCACCAAAAGAATAACATCAAGTGTACCAGTTGAATGTGCCAAACATACTTGAGTCACACCtctttaaaaagattgaaaggagAAACACTGATAGTGTCTCATGTCAGAGTCACATCAGATGTCATTTTGGAGACTTCATATTACAACGTTGAAAAAGCAATGACACAATGTTTCAGAGCGATTAAGACTCCAAGATTGGTTTGTCTTTCTCAGTAATTATGATTCAGGAAGAGAGATCTTGAATAGGAACGCCTTCCAGTCATTTAACAGGGAAGCAATCAACATTCCAACACTCAATGTCAAAGACCTCCATTCAGATCAGCTCTGTCTCCTTGCAGATATTATACCCAAATCAAGCTCTTTCTTTTCATCCTGATGAGATCAACTCTTACAGATACAGGTTTGGACTGGGTAGATTGTAACAGAAGGAAAATCTCTGAAATTCAACTCCATTGCTGACCATTCTCAAATGTTCAAAATTCCTGACATTTTGGATTTTAGCATTGTGCTATCACCTAATCTATCAGGTTCCTGATGCTGTCTCCAGTTCCCTTCTGACCCCTCTAACATTCACCCTATCCCATGCAATGACAATGGTATCAGGCAGGGTTAGCTATTGCTGACTGCTGTCAAAACATGCTTTGTACAGTTCAATGCCACCTCCTGCCCAGAACCgattcatctctgtcttaaatacactgaatgacatggtctgcacagccctctgcagcaatgagttccaaagattcaccaccctttggctgaagaaattccacctcatctctctTTGcttaggctgtgccctcagatcctaaTCTCTCtaacaaatggaaacatcttctcaacatctactctgtcccagcctctcagtattctgtaagtttcaatcagatccaatCCCCAATCCTTATAAACACCAGCAAATACAAGCCCATAATCCTCAACCATGCCTCATATTACAAGGCCTTCAGCCTTGGGATCATTCTTGTCCATATCCCCTGGACCCCCTTCCAAAacaaacacatccttccttagttacaaggcccaaaactgctcacaaaattccaaatgtagtctgaccagggCCTTATAGAGAATCAGCAGTGCAATCCTACTCTGGTATTCTAGCCATCTtgaaaatgaatgctaatattgcattttCCTTTCTAATTACCAACTAAACCTACATATTAACCTTAAGACaatcctgaactcggactccTAAGTCCATTTGTGCTgcagatttctgaagtctttctccTTTTAGAAAATGGTCTACATCACATTCTTCCTACACAAatacataacttcacattttcccacattatattctatctgccatttctttgctcactTGCTTAGCATGTCCAAGTCTTTCTAGCGTCCTTGCTACCTCAACACGaactgtccctccacctacctttgtgtcatctgcaaatttaccaacaaTGCCTGCAgttccttcttccagatcattaatgtataacttgAATAGTTATACAATGATCCAGCAAAACTTCCCTGGTCACCGGCTATCATCCTGAAAACGGTCAcctttatctccactctctgccttatgccagtcagtcaatccatgccagtaccttgcctttAACATCATAGGGTCTTAtatatttagcagcctcctgtgtggcaccttgtcaaaggccttctagaaatTCAAACAGATCACATTCACTAACTCTCCTTTGTTTAACATCATTTCTTACCTCCTTAAaagttctaacagatttgtcaggcaagaCCACTCCTTGATAAAGCCCTATTTTATTATGCACTTTCAAGTACCTTGGACTGTCACCCTTAACAATGGATTTAAATCTTACGAACAACCGAAGTCTTGTTCACCAACCAATAGTTTTCTGCCTTCTGCCTCCCTTCCTTACTAAACAGAGGAGGTACTATAGCTGTTTCCAATCCtatgggaccctccctgattccattgattcctgaaagatcatcaccaatgtctctacttctccaatctcattttccagtgggCAATTCCACACTAGCCTCTCCCTTACACGTTAGGTATCTAAAAAAGTTCTAGCAATCTTTTTTTATATTGCTAGCTAGCTTATCCTTATGTTTCATTTTCTTCCCCCCTTATGCTTTTTAGTTACCCTCTGCTAGTTTTTAGAGGCTtttaatcctctggcttcccactaatgtTCACCACATTGTCtgcttttccttttgtttttatgctgtccctgacttcacTCATcaaccatggttgcctcatcttcCTTTTAGTGCGTTTCATCTTGCTaaaggatgaatttctgctgtccatcttgaattaccccagaaactcctgccattgctgctccactgtcctTCCTGCTGGAgatcccttccaatcaactctcacCTTTTCCTccttcatgtctttgtagttacctttactcaattgtaatactgttacatctgactCCAACTTCTGCTTCTCAAACTGCAGCTGAATTCTGTCATATTACGGTCACTGCCTCCTGGgggttccttcactttaagctccctagtcaagtttgcctcattacacatcaccaaatccagaatggcCTGGTCCCCACCACAAGCTAATCTAAAAAGCTATCTCGTAGACTTTTCACAAATTCCTTCCATTCGGATCTGC harbors:
- the LOC132820268 gene encoding interleukin-8-like, whose translation is MNRAAAVLTAILLLCAIATQGIPIPGTQGRCQCPTTSSSFINLKTIKNLQYIPKGPHCETQEIIITKKNEQKVCVDPDAKWVKIIIKSRKGSRRRN